The following are encoded together in the Mesoplodon densirostris isolate mMesDen1 chromosome 2, mMesDen1 primary haplotype, whole genome shotgun sequence genome:
- the CLDN19 gene encoding claudin-19, which yields MANSGLQLLGYFLALGGWVGIIASTALPQWKQSSYAGDAIITAVGLYEGLWMSCASQSTGQVQCKLYDSLLALEGHIQSARALMVVAVLLGFVAMVLSVIGMKCTRVGDSNPIAKGRVAIAGGVLFLLAGICTLTAVSWYATLVTQEFFNPSTPVNARYEFGPALFLGWAAAGLAMLGGSFLCCTCQEPERSNSSPQPYRPGPSAAAREPVVKLSASTKGPLGV from the exons ATGGCCAACTCAGGCCTTCAGCTCCTGGGCTACTTCCTGGCCCTGGGTGGCTGGGTGGGCATCATTGCCAGCACAGCGCTCCCGCAGTGGAAGCAGTCCTCCTACGCAGGCGACGCCATCATCACCGCCGTAGGCCTCTACGAAGGGCTCTGGATGTCCTGCGCCTCCCAGAGCACCGGTCAGGTGCAGTGCAAGCTCTATGACTCGCTGCTTGCCCTGGAAG GTCACATCCAGTCAGCGCGAGCCCTGATGGTGGTGGCCGTGCTCCTGGGCTTCGTGGCCATGGTCCTCAGTGTCATCGGTATGAAGTGCACCCGGGTCGGAGATAGCAACCCCATCGCCAAGGGCCGAGTGGCCATCGCTGGGGGTGTGCTCTTCCTCCTGGCGG GCATCTGCACTTTGACGGCTGTCTCGTGGTATGCCACACTGGTGACCCAGGAGTTCTTCAACCCCAGCACACCCGTCAATGCCAG GTACGAGTTTGGTCCAGCCCTGTTTCTGGGCTGGGCCGCCGCCGGCCTGGCCATGCTGGGCGGCTCCTTCCTCTGCTGCACGTGCCAGGAGCCCGAGAGATCCAACAGCAGCCCGCAGCCCTACAGGCCCGGCCCCTCGGCGGCTGCCCGAGA